In Thermococcus sp. MV5, the following are encoded in one genomic region:
- the iorA gene encoding indolepyruvate ferredoxin oxidoreductase subunit alpha, with amino-acid sequence MAKVSDIVLWDKPGERVLLLGNQAIARGALEANIAVYAAYPGTPSSELTDTMAIVSKKAGVYMEYSTNEKVAFETALSAAWSGLRAMTAMKHVGLNVAADTFMSAVGMGVEGGFVIMVADDPSMWSSQNEQDTRVYAKFANVPVLEPISPHEAKEMTKYAFELSEKFKHFVILRTTTRTSHARGDVVLGELPEEIKQGKKKFGKFKKDSSRFVDVPSNARRFHPQILEKIEKIREELNNCPFNWIEGKEDAKVGIIAPGLSYAYVKEALAWLGIEDVKILKLGTPFPVPYGLLEKFFDGLERVLIVEELEPVVEEQVKTWAFDKKLNIEIKGKELVPRIYEMTTRRAVTAIAKFLGLKTPINFEELDKKYEKVKPLLPPRPPSLCPACPHRNSFYAIKKATGGKAVYPSDIGCYTLGLLPPLKTVDTTVAMGASIGIAHGLSIAQNGSLSEEQQSPEKQVVVATIGDSTFYHTGLPALANAIYNRSNVLIVVLDNLVTAMTGDQPNPSTGQTPHGMGKRIPIEDVAKAMGADFVAVVDPYDIKATYETVKKALEVEGVSVIVSRQVCALHRIGQMRRRGEKWPIYYVNEDKCTGCRICINAYGCPAIYWDEEKRQARVEPTMCWGCGGCAQVCPFGAFEPMKEGEQ; translated from the coding sequence ATGGCTAAGGTTAGTGATATAGTCTTATGGGATAAACCTGGAGAAAGAGTTCTCCTTTTAGGAAACCAAGCAATAGCCAGAGGTGCCTTGGAGGCGAACATAGCAGTTTATGCTGCTTATCCCGGCACTCCAAGTTCCGAACTTACAGACACCATGGCAATTGTAAGCAAAAAGGCAGGCGTTTATATGGAATATTCCACAAATGAAAAAGTGGCCTTCGAAACGGCTCTATCTGCAGCATGGAGCGGCCTTAGAGCCATGACAGCAATGAAACACGTTGGATTAAACGTAGCTGCCGATACTTTCATGAGTGCCGTTGGAATGGGCGTTGAAGGTGGATTCGTCATAATGGTTGCTGATGATCCAAGTATGTGGTCCTCTCAGAACGAGCAAGACACTAGAGTTTATGCCAAATTCGCAAATGTTCCTGTTCTTGAGCCAATAAGCCCCCATGAGGCTAAAGAAATGACAAAGTATGCTTTTGAACTTAGTGAAAAGTTCAAACACTTTGTGATTTTAAGAACAACTACAAGAACCTCCCACGCGAGGGGAGATGTAGTTTTGGGAGAGCTTCCAGAGGAGATAAAGCAAGGAAAAAAAAAGTTCGGCAAGTTTAAGAAAGATTCAAGTAGGTTTGTTGATGTCCCCTCAAATGCAAGGAGGTTCCACCCACAAATACTCGAAAAAATTGAAAAGATTAGAGAAGAATTAAACAACTGCCCATTCAACTGGATAGAGGGTAAAGAAGACGCTAAAGTTGGTATAATAGCACCAGGATTGAGCTATGCGTATGTAAAAGAGGCCTTAGCATGGCTCGGAATTGAGGACGTTAAGATACTCAAGCTTGGTACTCCATTCCCCGTCCCTTACGGTCTCCTTGAGAAGTTCTTTGACGGACTAGAGAGAGTCCTCATCGTTGAAGAACTTGAGCCAGTTGTAGAAGAACAAGTGAAAACATGGGCCTTTGATAAAAAGCTTAACATAGAAATAAAAGGTAAAGAGCTTGTTCCTAGAATTTATGAAATGACCACAAGAAGGGCCGTAACTGCAATAGCAAAATTCCTTGGTCTCAAAACACCAATAAACTTTGAGGAACTCGATAAAAAATATGAAAAGGTTAAACCACTACTCCCACCGAGGCCACCCTCACTCTGTCCAGCATGTCCACATAGAAACAGCTTCTATGCAATAAAAAAAGCAACAGGAGGAAAAGCAGTATATCCAAGCGATATTGGATGTTATACCCTTGGTCTCCTGCCTCCTCTTAAGACTGTTGATACCACAGTGGCAATGGGTGCATCAATTGGAATAGCTCACGGACTAAGCATAGCACAAAATGGCAGCTTAAGCGAAGAGCAACAAAGCCCAGAAAAGCAAGTAGTAGTGGCCACTATTGGAGACTCAACGTTCTATCACACAGGACTACCAGCGTTAGCAAATGCCATATACAATCGCTCTAATGTGCTTATTGTAGTCCTTGACAACCTTGTCACGGCAATGACTGGTGACCAGCCAAACCCAAGTACGGGACAAACTCCACACGGCATGGGTAAAAGGATACCAATTGAGGATGTCGCAAAGGCTATGGGCGCTGACTTTGTTGCTGTCGTTGACCCATACGACATCAAAGCAACTTATGAGACTGTGAAGAAGGCCCTTGAAGTTGAAGGAGTTAGTGTTATAGTTTCAAGACAAGTTTGTGCCTTACATAGGATCGGCCAAATGAGAAGAAGAGGCGAGAAATGGCCAATTTACTACGTAAACGAGGACAAGTGTACTGGCTGTAGGATATGTATCAACGCCTACGGATGCCCAGCAATTTACTGGGACGAAGAGAAGAGACAAGCAAGAGTTGAACCAACAATGTGCTGGGGATGTGGAGGTTGTGCCCAAGTGTGCCCGTTTGGGGCTTTTGAGCCTATGAAGGAGGGAGAGCAATGA
- a CDS encoding acetate--CoA ligase family protein yields the protein MLDYFFTPKSIAVLGASNDPLKLGYEIFKNLKDYGGKVYPINIKEETVQGVKAYKNVKDISEDVDLAVIVVPRRFVKQALIDCGEKGVKGAIIITAGFGEMGEEGKKEERELVEIAHRYGMRIIGPNCVGVMDTHSNMNATFIVNAKKGSVAFVSQSGALGAGIVYKTIKEDIGFSKFISVGNMADVDFADLMEYLAEDNNSKAIALYIEGIKNGKRFMEIAKKVSKKKPIIALKAGKSESGARAASSHTGSLAGSYAIYEAAFTQSGVLVAETIDDLLSMARAFTQPLPKGKKVAIMTNAGGPGVLTADQLDKRGLKLADLNKETMEKLRGFLPPMAAVKNPVDMIASARGEDYYKTAKLLLEDENVDMLVAICVVPTFAGMTPTEHAEGIIKAVKEVNNGKPVLALFMAGYVSEKAKELLEKEGIPAYERPEDVGSAAYALAAFAERNLEV from the coding sequence ATGCTTGATTATTTCTTCACTCCAAAAAGCATAGCAGTGCTTGGAGCATCAAATGACCCACTCAAGCTCGGTTATGAGATCTTCAAGAACCTTAAGGACTATGGAGGGAAAGTATATCCCATCAACATAAAAGAAGAAACTGTTCAAGGAGTCAAAGCCTACAAGAATGTCAAAGACATTTCAGAAGACGTTGATTTAGCAGTTATAGTTGTGCCAAGGAGATTCGTCAAGCAAGCACTCATTGATTGCGGCGAGAAAGGTGTTAAAGGAGCCATCATAATTACGGCCGGTTTTGGAGAGATGGGTGAAGAGGGTAAAAAAGAAGAAAGGGAACTTGTAGAGATAGCACACAGATATGGAATGAGAATAATCGGACCCAATTGTGTCGGTGTAATGGACACTCACAGCAACATGAATGCCACATTTATCGTGAATGCAAAAAAAGGAAGTGTGGCCTTTGTTTCACAGAGTGGTGCTTTAGGAGCTGGAATAGTCTATAAGACTATCAAAGAAGATATTGGGTTCTCAAAGTTTATAAGCGTTGGAAATATGGCCGACGTTGATTTCGCAGATTTGATGGAATATTTAGCCGAAGATAATAATAGCAAAGCAATAGCTCTTTATATCGAAGGAATAAAGAATGGAAAACGGTTTATGGAGATAGCAAAGAAAGTAAGTAAAAAGAAACCAATAATAGCTCTAAAAGCTGGAAAAAGTGAAAGTGGAGCAAGAGCCGCATCTTCTCACACTGGTTCACTTGCAGGAAGTTATGCTATCTACGAGGCTGCCTTTACGCAGAGTGGAGTTCTTGTAGCTGAAACTATAGATGACCTACTTAGTATGGCAAGAGCCTTTACTCAACCCCTGCCAAAGGGGAAGAAAGTGGCAATAATGACCAACGCTGGTGGTCCGGGAGTTCTAACTGCTGATCAGCTCGATAAACGTGGGCTTAAACTGGCCGATTTGAACAAGGAAACAATGGAAAAGCTTAGGGGATTCTTACCTCCAATGGCGGCTGTTAAAAATCCCGTTGACATGATAGCAAGTGCAAGAGGAGAAGATTATTATAAAACAGCCAAACTTCTTTTAGAAGATGAGAATGTTGATATGCTCGTGGCAATTTGTGTTGTTCCAACTTTTGCTGGAATGACCCCCACAGAACATGCAGAAGGTATAATAAAAGCTGTAAAGGAAGTCAATAATGGAAAACCTGTTCTAGCACTCTTTATGGCTGGATACGTTAGTGAGAAAGCCAAAGAACTCCTAGAAAAGGAGGGTATTCCAGCATATGAAAGACCAGAAGATGTTGGTTCCGCAGCATACGCTTTAGCTGCCTTTGCAGAGAGAAATTTGGAGGTGTAA
- the tmk gene encoding dTMP kinase — protein MGIFIVLEGIDGAGKSTQAKMLAKWFEERGYEVVLTKEPTDTAFGKLIRRLVLTGGKEGIIDGARVSKEAEALLFAADRAEHVKKLIEPALNAGKVVISDRYFYSSLAYQWARGLDLNWLINLNGFAPRADLVILLDLPVKESIKRINGRSIKSEFDKIVELQKKVRENYLKLAEKFNEIRIINALAPVEDIHNDITALVEHELFENSKG, from the coding sequence ATGGGAATATTTATCGTCCTAGAAGGCATAGATGGTGCTGGAAAATCAACACAGGCCAAAATGCTTGCAAAATGGTTTGAAGAGAGAGGATATGAGGTTGTACTTACAAAAGAGCCAACTGACACAGCCTTTGGTAAGTTGATCCGACGTTTGGTATTAACAGGGGGAAAAGAGGGTATAATTGATGGTGCTAGAGTAAGCAAAGAAGCTGAGGCTCTGCTTTTTGCTGCTGATAGAGCAGAACATGTTAAAAAACTCATAGAACCTGCATTAAATGCCGGGAAAGTTGTTATTTCGGATAGATATTTCTACTCATCCCTTGCTTACCAATGGGCGAGAGGCCTAGACTTAAATTGGCTTATCAACTTGAATGGGTTTGCTCCCCGTGCTGATCTCGTTATACTCCTAGACTTACCAGTTAAAGAAAGTATAAAGAGAATAAATGGAAGAAGCATAAAGTCTGAATTTGATAAAATCGTAGAATTACAAAAGAAAGTCAGGGAGAACTATTTGAAACTTGCAGAGAAGTTTAATGAGATAAGAATAATTAATGCCCTTGCTCCTGTAGAAGACATTCACAATGACATCACCGCGCTTGTAGAACACGAACTCTTTGAAAACTCAAAAGGGTAA
- a CDS encoding phospho-sugar mutase, whose product MEIYRSEEFNPEELALLGRAIGTVAQGTIVVGRDGRAISRYGKRALVVGIVSTGSATMDVRLIPLIVLKDFAHKRGLPLVYIYYYNGVRVEISGFDPDEINALLKTRKFIEAHPNDIGATVYYPNALDDFLQDIFKHYNFTVEGKALIDCMNTPAVLLFPQLSEHLRFETELLNDMMTSYLPPKPKEVYLQKLKKGDYAFGLRFRPDGYVEFHKDGEEKEFGSMWRLLDHMKKVL is encoded by the coding sequence ATGGAAATTTATAGGTCTGAGGAATTCAATCCAGAAGAACTTGCCCTGCTCGGAAGGGCCATTGGGACAGTCGCCCAAGGAACTATAGTAGTAGGAAGAGACGGAAGAGCAATTTCGAGATACGGAAAAAGAGCCTTAGTAGTTGGAATAGTAAGTACAGGTTCAGCTACAATGGATGTAAGGCTGATCCCCCTCATAGTTCTCAAAGACTTTGCTCATAAACGTGGTCTACCTCTTGTATATATTTATTATTACAATGGAGTGAGAGTTGAAATTAGTGGATTCGACCCCGACGAAATAAATGCTTTATTGAAGACAAGGAAGTTTATAGAGGCGCACCCTAATGATATTGGAGCTACTGTTTATTACCCAAATGCTTTGGATGATTTTCTCCAAGACATCTTCAAGCACTACAACTTCACTGTAGAAGGAAAAGCCTTAATCGATTGTATGAATACTCCCGCAGTGCTTTTATTTCCCCAGCTAAGTGAACACTTAAGATTTGAAACAGAGCTCCTTAATGATATGATGACCAGCTACTTACCACCTAAACCAAAAGAAGTTTATCTACAAAAACTTAAAAAAGGAGATTACGCTTTTGGACTTCGTTTCCGTCCTGATGGATATGTAGAGTTTCATAAGGATGGGGAAGAAAAAGAATTCGGGAGTATGTGGAGACTACTAGACCACATGAAGAAAGTCCTTTAA
- a CDS encoding sugar phosphate nucleotidyltransferase, with translation MQAVILAGGKGTRLLPLTVYRPKPMIPFFNKPMMEYVVKALTNAGVEEIFVLVGYLKERITNYFGDGSDFNVEIHYSNGENIKLGTAGATKKVVNKMEDTFIVASSDVLTNINMNALYKYHKRKKALATIALSRVEDPSQYGIAIVDSENRILRFKEKPKPEEAFSNLVNAGIYVFEPETFDLVPKGENFDFSLNLFPKMLEENLPLYGFPFEEYWNDVGRPSSYLQATADVFLGRLKLSQVRTESLKGNLEYGGPLYSGIRCQIRRPEVRGFAVLGDNVKIGRNVKIERSVIFSNVTIEEGAEIYEAIIGENVHIGKGVIIESGSVVGDNSVIEEFTKIGANVKIWAESRIGKESIVLPD, from the coding sequence ATGCAAGCAGTGATTTTAGCGGGCGGAAAAGGTACAAGACTGCTTCCTTTGACAGTTTACCGCCCCAAGCCCATGATCCCATTTTTCAATAAACCCATGATGGAATACGTAGTAAAAGCGTTAACAAATGCTGGAGTGGAAGAAATATTTGTACTCGTAGGTTATCTCAAAGAAAGAATCACAAACTATTTTGGGGATGGCAGCGATTTTAACGTTGAAATACATTATTCAAATGGAGAAAATATAAAACTCGGAACTGCAGGCGCTACAAAAAAAGTTGTAAACAAAATGGAGGATACTTTCATTGTTGCCTCGAGTGACGTACTAACCAACATTAATATGAATGCCCTCTATAAGTATCATAAGAGAAAAAAGGCTCTAGCCACTATTGCTTTATCCCGTGTTGAAGACCCCAGCCAGTATGGAATTGCTATTGTAGATTCCGAGAACAGAATACTGAGATTCAAAGAAAAACCCAAACCTGAAGAGGCTTTTAGCAATTTGGTAAATGCAGGTATCTACGTTTTTGAACCGGAAACTTTTGATTTAGTCCCCAAAGGAGAAAACTTCGATTTTTCTCTGAATCTATTTCCAAAGATGCTGGAAGAAAACCTTCCTCTTTACGGGTTTCCCTTTGAGGAGTACTGGAACGACGTAGGGAGGCCATCAAGCTACCTCCAAGCAACAGCGGACGTTTTTCTAGGAAGACTTAAGCTCTCCCAAGTAAGAACAGAATCACTTAAAGGAAATCTAGAATATGGTGGGCCGCTCTACAGCGGAATAAGATGTCAAATAAGACGACCAGAGGTAAGAGGATTTGCAGTTTTAGGAGACAATGTTAAAATAGGGAGAAACGTTAAAATAGAACGTTCAGTTATATTCTCAAATGTAACTATAGAAGAAGGAGCAGAGATTTATGAAGCAATCATAGGAGAAAACGTTCATATTGGAAAAGGTGTAATTATTGAAAGTGGGAGTGTTGTTGGCGATAACTCCGTGATTGAAGAATTCACAAAGATTGGAGCCAATGTAAAAATTTGGGCCGAATCAAGAATTGGAAAAGAAAGTATAGTACTCCCTGATTGA
- a CDS encoding phosphoenolpyruvate carboxykinase (GTP), whose amino-acid sequence MYLMDYLKKRLEPDQFEKIKAIDNPELHEFLAKYIDLLNPAKVFVCTDSKEDEAYIRRKALEYGEEKSLVMEGHTVHYDGYYDQARDKAKTKILVPKGAKIPFINTMDREEGLREIHEIMKNIAKGKELFVCFFVLGPKNSVFTIPAVQLTDSAYVAHSEFILYRKGYEEFKRLGREAKFLKFVHSAGELDERKTSKNIDKRRVYIDLEGETVYSANTQYGGNTIGLKKLAFRLTIKRAVEEGWLSEHMFLMRVNGPNGRRTYFTGAYPSMCGKTSTAMISWENIVGDDLVFIVNMKGEARGANVEKGVFGIIQGVNQEDDPIIWEVLHSPNEIIFSNVLVKDGKPYWNEMGIPIPDEGENHSGKWWRGKKDPEGNEIPPSHKNARFTVSLEAFPNVDLEALEAPCGVRVGGMIFGGRDRDTWPPVRESFDWAHGVITMGAALESETTAATLGKEGVRAFNPMAILDFLSVHIGDYLKNYLEFEKKLRIKPKIFAVNYFLRDEKGNWLNHKLDKAVWLKWMELRVHGDVEAIKTPVGYIPKYEDLKKLFKEVLNKEYRREDYERQFTIRVPEFLAKIERIEKIYKGMGNIPEDLFRILEEERQRLLEAKEKYGDYISPLQFE is encoded by the coding sequence ATGTACCTCATGGATTATCTAAAGAAGAGGCTTGAACCAGATCAGTTTGAAAAAATTAAAGCAATTGACAATCCTGAGCTCCATGAATTTTTGGCAAAATACATTGATCTCTTAAATCCTGCAAAAGTCTTTGTTTGCACTGATTCAAAAGAAGACGAAGCATACATAAGGAGAAAGGCCCTTGAATATGGGGAAGAAAAATCCCTTGTTATGGAAGGTCATACCGTTCACTACGATGGTTATTATGATCAGGCAAGGGACAAAGCTAAAACTAAAATCTTGGTCCCCAAAGGTGCGAAGATACCTTTTATAAATACCATGGATAGAGAAGAGGGCCTTAGAGAAATACATGAGATAATGAAAAACATCGCGAAGGGTAAGGAGCTCTTTGTGTGTTTCTTTGTTCTTGGCCCTAAAAATTCAGTGTTCACCATTCCAGCGGTTCAACTTACGGATTCTGCTTATGTTGCTCATAGTGAGTTTATACTTTACAGAAAGGGGTATGAAGAGTTTAAACGCTTGGGAAGGGAAGCCAAATTCTTAAAGTTTGTCCACTCGGCAGGAGAGCTTGATGAGAGGAAGACCAGTAAGAACATAGATAAAAGAAGGGTTTACATAGATCTTGAGGGCGAGACTGTTTATTCTGCAAATACACAGTATGGTGGAAATACTATAGGCTTAAAGAAGCTTGCTTTTCGTTTAACAATAAAGAGGGCTGTTGAAGAAGGGTGGTTAAGTGAACACATGTTCTTAATGCGTGTAAATGGTCCTAATGGGAGAAGGACCTACTTTACTGGAGCATATCCATCAATGTGTGGTAAAACTTCAACGGCTATGATATCATGGGAGAACATAGTGGGTGATGATCTAGTCTTCATAGTGAACATGAAAGGTGAGGCAAGGGGTGCAAACGTCGAGAAGGGTGTTTTTGGAATAATTCAGGGAGTTAATCAGGAAGATGATCCAATAATTTGGGAAGTTCTTCACTCACCGAACGAGATAATTTTCTCTAATGTACTTGTTAAAGATGGAAAACCTTACTGGAACGAGATGGGCATCCCAATTCCTGATGAAGGAGAAAACCATAGTGGTAAATGGTGGAGAGGAAAAAAAGACCCAGAGGGTAATGAGATCCCACCAAGTCACAAAAACGCTCGCTTTACTGTAAGCTTGGAAGCTTTTCCAAACGTTGATTTAGAGGCTTTGGAAGCTCCATGTGGTGTTAGAGTTGGTGGCATGATCTTTGGAGGAAGGGATAGGGATACATGGCCTCCGGTAAGGGAGTCCTTTGATTGGGCTCATGGCGTCATAACAATGGGTGCTGCTTTGGAAAGTGAAACAACAGCAGCAACACTTGGTAAGGAAGGGGTTAGGGCATTTAATCCAATGGCGATCCTTGACTTCTTGAGCGTTCATATCGGAGACTACCTAAAGAACTACCTTGAGTTCGAGAAAAAGTTGAGGATCAAACCCAAGATATTTGCTGTGAATTATTTCTTAAGGGATGAAAAGGGTAACTGGCTTAATCACAAACTTGACAAGGCAGTGTGGCTTAAGTGGATGGAACTTAGAGTCCATGGGGATGTGGAGGCAATAAAAACTCCCGTTGGATATATTCCTAAGTATGAAGACTTGAAGAAGCTCTTTAAAGAAGTTCTTAACAAGGAATATCGGAGAGAAGATTATGAACGTCAGTTTACTATAAGAGTGCCAGAGTTTTTAGCAAAAATCGAGAGAATTGAAAAGATTTACAAAGGGATGGGTAATATACCAGAAGACCTCTTTAGAATCCTTGAGGAGGAGAGACAGAGACTGCTTGAGGCGAAAGAAAAATATGGTGATTACATATCACCGCTCCAGTTTGAATAA
- a CDS encoding magnesium transporter, whose amino-acid sequence MRNLQVVLGRDLSERFRDAWIGAIPALVTCLFMDFFAGAFLGKFFEKMMLNYPIIFVILPGLMGLRGNIFGAMASRFTTMLHLGEMGPHLKDKNVVKNIFLSILLSLLPVLILWFVGVLKVQETTSGIIVLLIVVTSTIFVSLIMGYATAVATVIPFKKGIDPDTVAAPLVTSAGDLVTMPFLVLFILLYEELPLIFDSLVIVGIVFLIFMLFVLKLEKEEKRMVREILGVIGGLALLSSVSGGLLEAYSEVIYASVIFSVMYPAILGTAGNYGSIIGAKTSTKLHLGEIEGVFNKDSLLDIFVYFITSFFIAFLMNLVGILVVRLSLGKDVGLVFPFIALYPLLVLINMFIGYFLAISFDKLGLDPDNATVPTITTLADIFSTLFTVGVAHLIV is encoded by the coding sequence ATGAGAAACCTCCAAGTAGTCCTTGGGAGAGATCTCTCAGAAAGGTTCAGAGATGCTTGGATAGGTGCTATTCCGGCTTTGGTAACATGTTTATTTATGGACTTCTTTGCAGGGGCTTTTCTGGGTAAGTTTTTTGAAAAGATGATGTTGAATTATCCAATAATTTTTGTGATTCTCCCTGGTCTTATGGGATTGAGAGGGAACATTTTTGGTGCAATGGCCTCTCGATTTACTACAATGTTGCACCTTGGTGAAATGGGACCTCATTTGAAGGATAAGAATGTTGTAAAAAATATTTTCTTAAGTATATTACTCTCTCTCCTTCCAGTACTTATTCTATGGTTTGTAGGAGTTCTCAAAGTCCAAGAAACCACCTCTGGGATTATCGTGCTTTTAATAGTGGTAACTTCTACCATTTTCGTGAGTCTGATTATGGGATATGCTACAGCAGTTGCCACGGTCATACCATTTAAAAAAGGTATTGACCCTGATACAGTTGCAGCTCCTCTGGTAACCTCAGCAGGAGATCTCGTTACAATGCCATTTTTGGTATTGTTTATCTTACTTTATGAAGAACTCCCATTAATTTTCGATAGTTTAGTGATAGTGGGAATTGTATTTCTGATTTTCATGTTATTTGTCCTTAAACTTGAGAAGGAAGAAAAGAGGATGGTTAGAGAAATTCTGGGTGTAATAGGAGGTTTGGCATTGTTGTCAAGTGTTTCTGGTGGTTTGCTTGAAGCTTATAGTGAAGTTATATATGCATCGGTTATATTTAGCGTTATGTATCCAGCAATACTTGGAACTGCAGGAAACTATGGATCGATTATTGGGGCAAAAACGTCTACAAAACTTCATCTTGGCGAGATAGAAGGGGTTTTTAACAAAGATTCATTACTAGATATCTTTGTGTATTTCATTACAAGCTTTTTCATAGCCTTTCTAATGAATCTTGTAGGGATTTTGGTAGTAAGGCTCAGTTTAGGAAAGGATGTAGGACTCGTATTTCCATTTATAGCTCTCTATCCGTTGTTAGTTTTGATTAATATGTTTATAGGGTACTTCCTTGCAATAAGTTTTGATAAATTGGGCTTGGATCCCGATAATGCCACTGTTCCTACTATAACTACTCTGGCGGATATCTTTTCAACACTCTTCACAGTAGGGGTTGCTCATTTAATTGTCTAG
- a CDS encoding potassium channel family protein, which translates to MEEFEEFEYQPKSVKEIFIEMKNIVELMVDLAYTAILFGDKEIAEEVLDLEERMDLLNYHLMTHAVLAARNPKEAEQITSVLQMANSIEDISNAAGDLAKMVLEGVALHPVITEAIMESEEVITKIVVFSDSILVGKTLGELDLATNTGVWVIAVKRGKRWIFAPDKEFKIKPNDVLIGRGTHTSVEHLKEIARGIIRVIGDERT; encoded by the coding sequence ATGGAAGAATTCGAGGAATTTGAATATCAACCCAAAAGTGTTAAAGAAATCTTCATAGAGATGAAAAACATTGTTGAACTCATGGTTGACCTTGCTTATACAGCAATTCTCTTTGGAGATAAGGAGATAGCTGAAGAAGTGCTGGACCTCGAGGAAAGAATGGATCTCCTAAATTATCATTTGATGACCCATGCAGTTTTAGCTGCAAGAAATCCAAAGGAAGCAGAACAGATAACCTCTGTTTTACAAATGGCCAATTCAATAGAAGATATTTCCAATGCTGCTGGGGATTTAGCCAAAATGGTCTTGGAGGGGGTTGCTCTTCATCCCGTTATTACAGAAGCGATTATGGAGAGTGAGGAGGTTATAACTAAGATCGTGGTTTTTTCTGACTCGATTCTTGTAGGGAAAACTCTAGGAGAACTTGATCTTGCAACTAACACTGGAGTTTGGGTAATAGCTGTTAAAAGAGGAAAAAGGTGGATATTTGCTCCTGATAAGGAGTTTAAGATAAAACCAAATGATGTGCTCATTGGAAGAGGAACTCACACATCGGTAGAACATCTTAAGGAGATTGCGAGAGGGATTATTAGGGTGATTGGCGATGAAAGAACTTGA
- a CDS encoding potassium channel family protein — MKELEEIRDCLIEMKNLSSLMVDLAFSSVMYNSEDIADEVYILEEKMDELTLKVKKLALKAAKYEEDPEKLLSIIEMANINEQISDSAYEISDLVLRDVEPHPVIRKIMHDVDEEIGRVKVNRGSILIGKALKQLKLPTKVGVKLIAIKRGSRYIYNPSKDETIEEGDILIAVGSGIDRLRELSNEKGEEGEFIEEEE, encoded by the coding sequence ATGAAAGAACTTGAAGAGATTAGAGACTGCCTTATAGAGATGAAAAATCTTTCCTCTCTTATGGTCGATCTTGCATTTTCGTCAGTTATGTATAACAGCGAGGACATTGCTGATGAGGTTTATATTCTTGAGGAGAAAATGGATGAGCTTACGTTGAAGGTTAAAAAGTTGGCTTTAAAAGCTGCTAAGTATGAAGAGGATCCTGAAAAACTTTTGAGTATAATAGAAATGGCAAATATAAATGAACAGATATCAGACTCTGCCTATGAAATATCAGACCTAGTACTTAGGGATGTTGAGCCACATCCAGTAATAAGAAAAATAATGCATGATGTTGACGAAGAGATAGGCAGGGTAAAGGTTAACAGAGGATCGATATTGATTGGGAAAGCTTTAAAACAGCTTAAACTTCCTACAAAGGTTGGAGTCAAGTTAATTGCCATAAAAAGAGGTAGCCGCTATATTTACAACCCTTCAAAAGACGAAACTATTGAAGAGGGGGATATATTAATAGCAGTTGGTTCTGGTATTGACCGTCTGAGAGAACTTTCCAATGAAAAGGGTGAGGAAGGCGAGTTTATAGAAGAAGAGGAATAA